From Marivivens aquimaris:
AGGTCACGACGCCAATGTTGTTGGCGATGCAGTAGTCGCGCAGCTCGCCATCGAACGTGTCGCGGTCATAGAGGTTATATTCGGGCTGAAGCACCTGATAGTGCGGCAGACCCTTGTCGCTGGCGATTTGCGCGGCGTTTTCCAGCATGGTCGCATCATAGTTAGACGCACCGATGGCGCAGATTTTGCCAGCTTTCAGCAGTTTGTCGTAGGCTTCCAGCGTCTCGTTGTGCTGCACGGTCGGGTCGGGCCAGTGCGAGAAATAGAGGTCCACGTAGTCGGTCTTCAACCGCGACAGGGAGTCGTCGATGGCGGTGCTAATCCAGCGGTCCGACAGGCCCTTTTTACCCTCACCGCCCATGTCAGAGCCGACCTTGGTGAAAAGTTTGATCTTCTCGCGCATCCCCGGACGGGCGGAAAACCAGTTGCCCAGAACGGTCTCGGACTCGCCGCCCGAATTGCCGTCGGCCCACGCGGAGTAGACGTCGGCGGTGTCGATGGTGTCAAAGCCGTGGTCGACGAAGGCGTCCAGAATGCGGAAGCTCTCGGCCTCGTCCAGCGTCCAGCCGAGCACGTTGCCGCCGAACACGATGGGAGAGATCTTCATCCCCGTTTTACCCAGTTCACGATTATCCATGATGAAATCTCCTTTCTTAGGAACATCCACCAGATTTATCGCGAGCAGGCCGCGAGGCGAGGCAGCTCACCCCTTCGTGCGCTGCACAACCCGCGTGGCCTATCGCACCGAGGAATAATAAGCGGCGAGGTCGGCGATATCTTCGTCCGTCAGCGGCTTGGCAGCGGCGGCCATCAGATGCGCGCGCTCGGTCGTCGGGATAGGGCCGTCGCGGTACATCATCAGCCAGTTATAGAGGAAATAACCGTGCTGCCCCGCGATACGCGGAACGTCGCCGCGTTCAGGGTAAAGCCCGTTTTCGCCGTGCCCTTCGTGGCAGGAAGAACAAGCGGCAATGTCTTCGGGTTCGCTGCCGCGATTAGCCAACTCACCCCCGCGCTCGGCATCGCCAAAGGGCAGGGGGATACCGTTCCATTCGGTCGAACCAGCCGCCATGCCTTGCGCCACGCGGGCGCGTTCGATGGCTTCGAGCGGTTTTGCGAGCGGCTGCATGAAACCGCTCTGTCGCTGACCATTGCCATAGGCCATGAGCGCGCCGATCAGGTAGCCTTCGGTCTGGCCGCTGACGATGGGTGCGGCGCCGTCACGGCCCATGCCGTCCTCGCCGTGGCAGCGGGTGCAGGTGTTGGGCAGCCCGTCGGTGAAACTGATCGCTTCGGAACTGTATGATCCCGCCTCGCCGAACGCGGCCTCTTCATACGCAGTGCGGTCGAAGTCGTTGTAATGGCTGAGGAATGCAGCCATCGCCCACGGCTCGTCATCACGCTCGGCCACCCACGACGGCATCCCTGTGTATTTGAAACCGTGGCGGGCGATCCACCAGAACTCCTCGGGATCATAGTCGTCGCCATCGAGCGGCGGCGGGGCGGGGCGCATGTGCTCCACGACAGGATTGCGCTCTATCCCGGGTGCGCCGTGGCACATCTGGCAGCTTGTCGCGAAGTGGCCAGCGCCAAGGCGGATAAGGCCGGGATCACTCAGATCGACCTGTTCGGGCACCTCGATATGGCTGGCGCGGACGGTGACGGCGTTTCGCAGGTATTGATGCAGCACTTCGCCCACCAGCGGGAAATGCGGGACGGAAGCGGCGATGTTGTAGGGCGCGAGGGTGAAAAACGCGGCGCCAGCAATGGCAGCAATTGCGGCTCCGCCGAAGAGGTAATATTTCATGCGAATGCCTCCGATGTTTCGAGTGCGAGCCATATCCGGCGGAGTGCCGCAGCGAGGTACATCGCGCCGCCCGCTCCGGCCATGAGGATGCCCGCGATCTGTTGTTCTTCGAGCGCATCAAGGCCCAGATACCCCGCGCAGAAACTGCCGTAGAGCAAGCGCGGCGCGAGGCCGATGAGCGCGCCAAGCAGCGTCATATGCATGGTCGTGACCAGCAGAACGATGGCGCCGCCGAAGTTTCCCGCGCTCCGCACGGAGGTCCAGAGGAGCAGACCGGCGAGCAGGAAACTCGCCTGTTCCAGCACAAACCCTGTGGTCGTCATCCGCGCCCAGACGTGCAGCGAGGGCAGGTGCCAGGCCCATACGATCACGGCTTCCATCAACGCACCCGCCGCCAGCCAGACCGCAGAGTTGGGCAGCGGGAGACGGAAGGCGAGGAGGGCAGGCACGATGACGGTGACGCTCAGGTGCAGAACCATGTGCAGCACCATCGACCCTGTCGCCAGCCTCGGCAGCGGCGACAGCCAGAGCGCGGCCAGAAGCAGCAGCGCGCATATCCGGCGGGGCGTCAGCATTGCCCGAGCACCAATCCGGGGATGATGTTGAACACGATCGCGACCGCCGACAGCACGCACAGCAGCAGCGAGACATGCCCCACGAATTTGTCGCGCCCGCGTTCGGAGCTTTCGGTGATCTCTTCAAAGATCAGGAACACGCCGCCGTAGCGTTTGACCGCGATCCATGCCAGCCACGCGATCAGCGCGCAGCAAAAGACGCCGAGGCCGATGGCGATCCAGCGCGGCTCCATCAGGGGCGCGGCGTTCGGGGCCTTCGCGCAATAGACGGCGGCGACCCAGTAGGAGATCAGGAAATGCGCCGCCCAGATCGAGGGCGAGGCGACGAGGATCCAGATGGACCCTTGGTCGATCACGCGGGGCGCATCACCGGGCGGTTCGGGAAGCTCGGGCATCACAGCACTCCCATCATCAGCGGAAACAGGGCGAGGAGGGCGAAGGTCACGATCACGGTGATCGCCACGAAATGCCCGTAGAGCGTCAGGTTGATGACGTCCGCGCGGAAAATCGGCGTGCAGCAATGCTTCCAGATGCGGGCGATGACGTAGCCGTGCATGACCGCATCAAGGATCAGGTGCAGGCCCGTCCAGAGGATCAGCATCCAGACCATCGCGTCGAAACTGTGCACCGTCGGGTCAAGGCCCACGGCCCACGCAGCATAGCACCATGCGGCGATGCCAGCGGTTTTGATGACGACGGACCCGCCCAGCAGGATCATGGAGATCGTGCCGTTGTCCTTGCGCAGCGCCTCGCGCGACGCAATCGTCATGCCCCAGCCGATCAGCATCAGCGCAAGGCCGCCCATCATCGGGCCGAAGGCGGGCACATCGGCCAAGGACGGTAGGAAATCGGGCAGCGCGGTCCAGAAGAAGAAGTAGCTGAACACGAGGCCCGTGAACGCGGTCATATCGCCCGTCATCGTGATGAACACTGCCCACCAGCCGACGGATTTGTTCCCCTGCGCATAGGTCGGCAAGGTGATCCCGCGCCCGACGTATTTGGTTGTCTTTTCAGGAATACGCGCCGTGCCGGTCCAGAGCCAGCGCAGCACGAACGCCACGAAGCCAGCGCCGAAGAACATCGTCCATGTCCACAGGTGGAAGGTCGCGAGGATGAACACCGCGCCGAGGCAGAACGCAGCGCCGAGCGTCAGGAAGCTCGGCCCGCCAACGCGCTGAACGAACAAAGGCCGCGCGTCGAGGATGTCGGTGACAATCAGCTCGCGCTCGCCCTCTTCAGCGTCGGGGAGGAACCACTCACCGCGATCCATTTCGCCGACCAGCTCGGGCTGCTCCCACAGCGGATAACGGGTGTGAACATAGGGGATCGAGCGGACGCCCCACGGGGTGCCTTCCTGCTCTTCCGACCACTCCATCGTGCCCGCGTTCCAGATGTTGCGCGGCGCGGCGGCGTGCTTGCCGCGTGGCCAAAGGACGTTGATCGCGAGCACGAGGAAACCGAAGGCAAAGACGAATGAACCAATTGTAGAGACCATGTTCAGCAGCCCCCAACCGTCGGACAATTGATACGTCCAGACGCGGCGCGGCATTCCCATGATGCCCGTCCAGTGCATCGGGAGGAATGCCACATTGAAGCCGCCGAACATGAGCCAGAAGCTCCACTTGCCCGCGCGGTCATTCATCTTGCGCTTGGTGACGAAGGGGTACCAGTAATGGATGCCCGCGAAGAGCGGGAACAGCATCCCGCCGATCAGCGTGTAGTGCAGGTGCGCCACGACGAAGTAGCTGTCATGCGCCTGCCAGTCGAACGGCACCAGCGCGACCATGACACCCGTCAGACCGCCAAAGACAAAGATCGCCAACGCTCCGCCCGCGAACAGCATCGGGACCGACGGGCGAACCTTGGCGACGAGCATCGTGGCAATGAAGCAAAAAATCTGGATGCCGGTGGGCACGGCCACGGCCTCTGACGCGGCAGAGAAGAACGCGAGCGAAATCTCTGGCAGGCCGGTCGTGAACATATGGTGCACCCACAGCCCGAAGCTGAGGAACGCGACGCTCACCGCCGACAGCACGATCCACGAATGACCGACCATCGGACGACCGGCGAAGGTCGGCAACATGGTCGCGATCAGTGCGATGGACGGCAGGAAGATGATGTAGACCTCGGGGTGCCCGAAAATCCAGAACAGGTGCTGCCAAAGGAGCGGGTCGCCGCCACGGTCGGGATCGAAAAACGCCCAGCCAAACGCGCGCTCCATCTCCAGCAGCAGATCGCCCGCGATGAGCGGCGGGAAGGCAAACAGGATCATCCCCGCGACGACCAGCACGTACCAGCAATAGAGCGGGATGAGGTTCAGGCGCATCCCCGGCGGGCGGGATTTCAGGACGCCGACGATCAGTTCCACCGCCGCGGCGATGGACGACACTTCGATAAACGACAGGCCGAGCAGCCAGATATCCGTGCCAAGGCCCGAATACGCGGGGTCCGACGACAGCGGCGTATACATGAACCAGCCGCCATCAGGCGCGACCCCGAAGAAGATCGAGCCGCAGACAAAAACGCCTCCGATCACGAAGCACCAGAAGCCGAAAGCCGAGAGCCTCGGGAACGGCAGATCGCGCGCACCGAGGATTTCCGGCAGGATGATGATCGCGACGGCTTCGAATATCGGGACCGCGAACAGGAACATCATCGCCGTGCCGTGCAGGGTGAACAGCTGGTTATAAAGCGACTGCGAAAACAGCGGGTTATCTGGCACCGCAAGTTGCACACGGATCAGGAGCGCAAGGATGCCTGCAAAGACGAAGAACGCGAAAGACGTCAGCAGATACCACTTCCCGACATGGCTGTTGTTGACGGCGGAAACGCCGCGCCAGCCCGTCGGTTTCTTCCACACATCTAGGAGCCGCGCGCGCTGCGCCTCGTCACGGGCCTTGTCATAGGGTTCGGCGGGCGGAAGCTGGGAAAGGTCGATTTCGTCCGTCATTCAAGGCTCATGAGGAAAGAGACAAGGGCCTCCAGCCGCGCGCCGTTGATGTGCGGGTAGCTGGGCATGTCGATGTCGGGTTTCATGGTGTCGAGGTCGGTGATCCAGTCCGACACATTCTCGGGCGTCATTTTGTAGATGCCCGCGCCAAGCCGTTCGCGGCTGGCAAAGTGCGTCAGATCGGGGCCGACAGGGCCGATGGAGTCCGTGCCGCGAATGGTGTGACACGAGCCGCAACCTTCCTCGGTGAAGACCTGATAGCCTTCGTCCTCGGGGTCCACGGTGGCGGGCTGGGCTTGTGCCGCGAGCCACGCGTCGAACTCCGCTGGCTCCATCACCACGGTGTCGAACCGCATCAGCGCGTGCGCGCCGCCGCAGTATTCCGCGCAAAGCCCGCCCCAGTTGCCGAGCTTCTGCGGGGTCAGCGCGAGCTGCGTTTCGCGGCCGGGGATCATGTCCATCTTGCCGCCCAATGACGGCACCCAGAACGAGTGGATCACGTCGTCTGCGGTCAGCTTGAACAATGCGGTTTCACCCAGCGGGATGCGGATTTCGTTCGCGGTCGGGACGGGGCCGTCTTCGGTGTCGTAGACCACGCGCCACCACCAGCGCTCGCCATCGACGTGGATCGTGCGGTCGCCTTCGTTCGGGGTGATGTCCTTGAGGATCACGAGCCCCCAGACCAGCAGCGCACCGACGACCACGGTCGGAAATACCGCCCCGCCCCAGACGATGAAGTGCCGTGCCTGCTGTTCGCGGTCGGGGACGGAGGCTTTTTGCGCATAGACCGCCGCGCCAATGACAATGCACCAGATCACGGCCGCGCCGATCAGCAGCACCCAGAACAGATGTTCCACGCGCTGAGATTCCTCGCCCGCCGCAGAGAGCCAGTTGTGCCGTCCGCTACATCCCGCGAGCAAAAACGGCAGTAAGAGTAAAACCTTGCGCCCCGACACCCAGTCCCCCGAAAGCTATCAGGAGAACCAACGGCTTTGTCGCGGGAGGGTTCCCGAAAAAGTGAGCCTTTGTGAGAGAGTTCCGCGAAACGCGCGGTTTTTAATCGAGCGCGGCGAGGCCCTGCGCATTGAAACGGTCAAGCTGGGCGACCTCGGCATCGGTGAGTGTGATACCATCGGCCAGTGATTTCGCCCGCGCTTGGAACCGTCGCTGCGAGGGCAGGCGGGCACCCTGCGCACCGATCGCGCCGAGCAGGCGCTCGCCCTCTGCAATCGGATCACGGCCCGACCGCGCGGCGAACACGGCGGGGTCCATCGCGATAACGAGCGCACCGTGGCGGGGCAGCAGCGTGCCATTGGCGCCGGTGAACTCCAGCGCTTCCTTGCTCATCCGCTCGCCCAGCATCGCGCCCGCCATCAGTTCGATCATCGTGGAAATGGCAGAGCCCTTATGACCGCCAAAGGGCAGCATCGCGCCGTCGAGCGCGGCCTCGGGATCGGTGGTCGGGTTGCCGTCCTTATCGACCGCCCAGCCGTCGGGCAGGGGCGTTCCGGCGCGGCGGTGCAGCTCGATCTCGCCCCGTGCGGCGACGCTGGTAGCGAAATCATAGACGTAGGGATGTTCGCCATGACGCGGGTAGCCGAACGCCATCGGATTGGTGCCGAGCAGCGGCTCCGTCCCGCCAGCGGGGGCCACGAAGGCATAGCTGGGACACATGGACAGCGAGGCCAACCCCTCGGCGGCCAGCAGTTCCACCTCGTGCCAGAGCGCGGAGAAATGCAGGCAATCGCGGATCACCAGCGCGGCGATGCCGGTCTCCTTGGCCCGCGCAACCAGTGCGTCTTTGGCGTGATCGAAGGCGGGATTAGCGAAGCCGCCATGCGCCTCGACCTCGATCACTGCCTTGCCGCTGTCATGCAGTTCGGGCTGCGCATCCGGCACCGCGAGGCCCGCCTGAACCGCCCGCAAACACCCTTCGATCCGGTAGATACCGTGAGATTTGCAGTGATCCCGCTCCCCATTGACGATCACCTTGGCGACCGATGCGGCGTTCTGCGGCGTGAGGCCAGCGCTCGTGAAAATACGGGTCACGCGGTCATGCAGGTCGGTCACGGAAATGGTGGTCATGGTGGCTCCGTAAGTGGTTTGGCCGCAGTGAAGCATATCGGTTCAGGGGCCGCAAATCTCTCTCATAGACTAGCTCCCCCAAAGCGGACCTACGCATTATCCCATAATCCGTCTTATGTTGTTATTCTATATTGTCCCGAAGGTAGCGCACGATGATCTTTGACAGTTCGGCATGGATATCCGCGCGCGAGCGGCCTCCGGCGTCGTCGCACAGCGGATCGGGCTCGCCCTCTTTTTCGAGGATACGCGGCCCAGCTGGCTTGCACTCGGCCAAGAAGCTGAAGTGCGTGGAGTCCGGCACCAGTCGGTAGTCAGTCTGCGGGATCAGAGGCGCGGCATGGCTCGCATCGACGCCGCTCGGGATGGTGCCTTCGTCGCCGAGGTTCAGCACGAGCATCGGAATGTCGATCTCGGTCAGGCTGTCATCGGTCAGCGTGCCAACGATACCGGGATCGACGATGACGGCAGACCCAATGCGCGGGTCGCGCAGATCCTGCCCGGCGGGTGACAGGTCAAAGCTGTGCAGGTCGATGCCGAAATGGGCGAGAAACGCGCAGTCGGACATGCCGTGATCGGTGCCGTCGCAGAACCCCGCCAGCTTCTCGGGATCGACGCGCGCTCCGCTGAGCGCCATGGCGGTGTAACCGCCGGCGGAGAAGCCCAGCACCGAAATGCGGGCCCGGTCGATATAGGGATAGGCGTCCGAGCCCGTGACCTCGTCCAGAACGGCGGACACATCGGCGGGGCGTTCCCAGACCCGCACGGCAGCCTCGGCCGAGGCATCGCCCGTCGTGGTGCCAGGATGGTTCGGCAGGATCACGACAAATCCGGCCTGCGCGAGTTCGGAGGCGATCCAGCCAAACTGACCGGCATTTCCGCCCGCACCATGCGAGATGATGACGGCGGGGAACTGGCCGTCCTTGTGCGGCGCGTTCCGTCCGGCAGGCGTGCCGTGGAAAACGCCATTGCCGCCGACAGTCACGGCGCGTCCACCCGGCGTCGCCGGATACCAGATATGAAACTTCACATCGCGGTCACGCACGGGCGCATAGGCGCTGCCATACGTGATCCCCGCGGTGCCGTCATAGGCTGGGCGGGTCAACTGGTAGCCGCCCCAGCCGCACAGCGCGAGACCTGCGGTGCAGGCGGTGATCTGTAGGAATGTTCTGAGCTTCGACATCGGTTCTCTCCGTTCGGGTGTGTTGACGTCGTTCGGTGTGCCAACCACACGGAAATGCCGCGCCCTAAAACGCGTTTCAGGTCGCTCAGGATCGCGTTTAAGGATATGAATAGCCTGAATTTACCGAGTGAAACGTCTGCCGATGTTATTCGTCCCCCTGCCCTTGTTCGCGTCGCTCTTGCTGGTTCTGGCACTGGTCCGGTTCTGCCTGTCACGGGACATGCGTGTGCGCGCCCATCAGCTTTTTGCGCTGCTGGTGGCGCTCTACGCGCTGCAAACGCTGCTGGCGTCGCTCCGCTGGGGGTATGAGGTCGAATGGGCGGCGAAGGGCATGATCGTGATGGCGCCGCTTTTGCCGGTCATCGCCTATCTGGCCTACCGCGCACTCTCGGGACCGATCACCGTATGGCCGCTGGCGCTGGTGGTGCTCAACTGGCTGGTCTACGCCATCGCACCCGAGTTTTCGGACGCTGCAATCCTGATGACCTACATCGGGTTCGGCGGTCTGCTCATAAGGCTCGGCAGCAAGGGCATAGCGCAGGTTGCGCTTTCCGCGATCAATGATGCTGCCGACATCCGCATCGCGATTTACGTGACGGGAGCCGCTCTGATCGCCTCGGGCCTGACGGACATCTATATCATCTATGATTTCGTGCGGAACGACGGGCAGACGGCTCCTGTCATCATCACCTTCGTGCAGACGGCGTTCGTGCTGGCGATCGGGATTTCCGGCGTGGTCGGGCGGTCGACCGCCGCCCCGTCCGAAGACACGCAGGAGCCCGCCCCTACCCCGCAAGCCACGCTTGCCGATAGCGAGATCGTCGACCAGCTCGAACGCCTGTTCGAGGCCGAGCACCTACACCGGAACGAAGACCTGAGCCTGCGCCGACTGGCCCGCAAAATCGGCGTGCCGGACCGGCAGGTCTCGAACGCCATCAACCGCGTGCGCGGGGTCAGCGTGTCCCAGTTCGTGAACGGCTTCCGCATTCAGGAGGCCTGCGAGCTGCTGCGTGACACGGATCGCACCGTGCTGGATATTTCGCTGGCCTCGGGCTTTGCCTCGAAATCCAATTTCAACCGCGAATTCGCACGCGTAACCGGGAAAAGCCCGACGCAGTGGCGTCAGGGCCAGTCATAAATTACTCCGCCGCGCCGATCGTCAGCTCCACAGGCTCCAGCCCGTCGATGCCGCCAGTAATGGTGTCGCCCGCCGCCACAGGGCCGACGCCCTCGGGGGTGCCGGTCAGGATCACATCGCCGGGGCGGAGGTGGTAGTATTTCGACAGGTCCGCGATGATGGCAGCGACATCGTGGATCATCAGGTCCAGCGTGCTGTCCTGCCGCTGCGCGCCGCCTACCTCAAGGTGGATGCGCTGGCTACCGACCGCGAAATCCTCCGCTTTGGTGATCGGCGCAAAGATGGCGGAGTTTTCGAAATCCTTCGACGCGTCCCACGGGCGGCGCTTTGCCTTGGCTGCGGCCTGAATATCGCGCCGCGTCATGTCGAGCGCGCAGCAGTAGCCGTAGACCGCTTTAAGGGCGTCCTCCTTAGAGACGCGGAACGCAGGCGCGCCGATGACAAAGGCCAGTTCCATCTCGTAGTGGTAGTCCGCCGTGCCTGCGGGATACGGCACCTCGGCACCCGTCATCACGGCGGTTGTCGGCGATTTGGTGAAGTAGAACGGCGCCTCGCGGTCAACCTCCGCACCCATTTCGGCAGCGTGCGCGGCGTAGTTGCGGCCCACGCAGAAGATGCGGCCGATCGGGTATTCTGCCGCCTCGCCCTTGACCGGAATGGTCGGATTGGCGGGGAGCGTGAACAAGGTGGCGGGCATCGGCGGCGGTCCTTCTGGGTGTTTCGGCGTCAGCCTAACGCGCCGCCGCGCGGGTGCAAGGGCCCCTACAAATGCCGGTTTTCATGGAACGGCGATCGGAGTACACAAGCCGCCATTC
This genomic window contains:
- a CDS encoding aldo/keto reductase, yielding MDNRELGKTGMKISPIVFGGNVLGWTLDEAESFRILDAFVDHGFDTIDTADVYSAWADGNSGGESETVLGNWFSARPGMREKIKLFTKVGSDMGGEGKKGLSDRWISTAIDDSLSRLKTDYVDLYFSHWPDPTVQHNETLEAYDKLLKAGKICAIGASNYDATMLENAAQIASDKGLPHYQVLQPEYNLYDRDTFDGELRDYCIANNIGVVTYFSLASGFLSGKYRSKADLEGRKRGGMVEKYVNDRGMKIIEALTDVADKHSAAPAEVALAWIINSDGVTAPIASATKVSQVESFAKAAELVLTEEDMAHLNDAGN
- a CDS encoding c-type cytochrome; the encoded protein is MKYYLFGGAAIAAIAGAAFFTLAPYNIAASVPHFPLVGEVLHQYLRNAVTVRASHIEVPEQVDLSDPGLIRLGAGHFATSCQMCHGAPGIERNPVVEHMRPAPPPLDGDDYDPEEFWWIARHGFKYTGMPSWVAERDDEPWAMAAFLSHYNDFDRTAYEEAAFGEAGSYSSEAISFTDGLPNTCTRCHGEDGMGRDGAAPIVSGQTEGYLIGALMAYGNGQRQSGFMQPLAKPLEAIERARVAQGMAAGSTEWNGIPLPFGDAERGGELANRGSEPEDIAACSSCHEGHGENGLYPERGDVPRIAGQHGYFLYNWLMMYRDGPIPTTERAHLMAAAAKPLTDEDIADLAAYYSSVR
- a CDS encoding cytochrome c oxidase assembly protein; translated protein: MLTPRRICALLLLAALWLSPLPRLATGSMVLHMVLHLSVTVIVPALLAFRLPLPNSAVWLAAGALMEAVIVWAWHLPSLHVWARMTTTGFVLEQASFLLAGLLLWTSVRSAGNFGGAIVLLVTTMHMTLLGALIGLAPRLLYGSFCAGYLGLDALEEQQIAGILMAGAGGAMYLAAALRRIWLALETSEAFA
- a CDS encoding cbb3-type cytochrome c oxidase subunit I translates to MTDEIDLSQLPPAEPYDKARDEAQRARLLDVWKKPTGWRGVSAVNNSHVGKWYLLTSFAFFVFAGILALLIRVQLAVPDNPLFSQSLYNQLFTLHGTAMMFLFAVPIFEAVAIIILPEILGARDLPFPRLSAFGFWCFVIGGVFVCGSIFFGVAPDGGWFMYTPLSSDPAYSGLGTDIWLLGLSFIEVSSIAAAVELIVGVLKSRPPGMRLNLIPLYCWYVLVVAGMILFAFPPLIAGDLLLEMERAFGWAFFDPDRGGDPLLWQHLFWIFGHPEVYIIFLPSIALIATMLPTFAGRPMVGHSWIVLSAVSVAFLSFGLWVHHMFTTGLPEISLAFFSAASEAVAVPTGIQIFCFIATMLVAKVRPSVPMLFAGGALAIFVFGGLTGVMVALVPFDWQAHDSYFVVAHLHYTLIGGMLFPLFAGIHYWYPFVTKRKMNDRAGKWSFWLMFGGFNVAFLPMHWTGIMGMPRRVWTYQLSDGWGLLNMVSTIGSFVFAFGFLVLAINVLWPRGKHAAAPRNIWNAGTMEWSEEQEGTPWGVRSIPYVHTRYPLWEQPELVGEMDRGEWFLPDAEEGERELIVTDILDARPLFVQRVGGPSFLTLGAAFCLGAVFILATFHLWTWTMFFGAGFVAFVLRWLWTGTARIPEKTTKYVGRGITLPTYAQGNKSVGWWAVFITMTGDMTAFTGLVFSYFFFWTALPDFLPSLADVPAFGPMMGGLALMLIGWGMTIASREALRKDNGTISMILLGGSVVIKTAGIAAWCYAAWAVGLDPTVHSFDAMVWMLILWTGLHLILDAVMHGYVIARIWKHCCTPIFRADVINLTLYGHFVAITVIVTFALLALFPLMMGVL
- a CDS encoding cytochrome c oxidase subunit II is translated as MEHLFWVLLIGAAVIWCIVIGAAVYAQKASVPDREQQARHFIVWGGAVFPTVVVGALLVWGLVILKDITPNEGDRTIHVDGERWWWRVVYDTEDGPVPTANEIRIPLGETALFKLTADDVIHSFWVPSLGGKMDMIPGRETQLALTPQKLGNWGGLCAEYCGGAHALMRFDTVVMEPAEFDAWLAAQAQPATVDPEDEGYQVFTEEGCGSCHTIRGTDSIGPVGPDLTHFASRERLGAGIYKMTPENVSDWITDLDTMKPDIDMPSYPHINGARLEALVSFLMSLE
- a CDS encoding Ldh family oxidoreductase, whose translation is MTTISVTDLHDRVTRIFTSAGLTPQNAASVAKVIVNGERDHCKSHGIYRIEGCLRAVQAGLAVPDAQPELHDSGKAVIEVEAHGGFANPAFDHAKDALVARAKETGIAALVIRDCLHFSALWHEVELLAAEGLASLSMCPSYAFVAPAGGTEPLLGTNPMAFGYPRHGEHPYVYDFATSVAARGEIELHRRAGTPLPDGWAVDKDGNPTTDPEAALDGAMLPFGGHKGSAISTMIELMAGAMLGERMSKEALEFTGANGTLLPRHGALVIAMDPAVFAARSGRDPIAEGERLLGAIGAQGARLPSQRRFQARAKSLADGITLTDAEVAQLDRFNAQGLAALD
- a CDS encoding alpha/beta hydrolase family protein; the encoded protein is MSKLRTFLQITACTAGLALCGWGGYQLTRPAYDGTAGITYGSAYAPVRDRDVKFHIWYPATPGGRAVTVGGNGVFHGTPAGRNAPHKDGQFPAVIISHGAGGNAGQFGWIASELAQAGFVVILPNHPGTTTGDASAEAAVRVWERPADVSAVLDEVTGSDAYPYIDRARISVLGFSAGGYTAMALSGARVDPEKLAGFCDGTDHGMSDCAFLAHFGIDLHSFDLSPAGQDLRDPRIGSAVIVDPGIVGTLTDDSLTEIDIPMLVLNLGDEGTIPSGVDASHAAPLIPQTDYRLVPDSTHFSFLAECKPAGPRILEKEGEPDPLCDDAGGRSRADIHAELSKIIVRYLRDNIE
- a CDS encoding helix-turn-helix domain-containing protein, which codes for MLFVPLPLFASLLLVLALVRFCLSRDMRVRAHQLFALLVALYALQTLLASLRWGYEVEWAAKGMIVMAPLLPVIAYLAYRALSGPITVWPLALVVLNWLVYAIAPEFSDAAILMTYIGFGGLLIRLGSKGIAQVALSAINDAADIRIAIYVTGAALIASGLTDIYIIYDFVRNDGQTAPVIITFVQTAFVLAIGISGVVGRSTAAPSEDTQEPAPTPQATLADSEIVDQLERLFEAEHLHRNEDLSLRRLARKIGVPDRQVSNAINRVRGVSVSQFVNGFRIQEACELLRDTDRTVLDISLASGFASKSNFNREFARVTGKSPTQWRQGQS
- a CDS encoding fumarylacetoacetate hydrolase family protein codes for the protein MPATLFTLPANPTIPVKGEAAEYPIGRIFCVGRNYAAHAAEMGAEVDREAPFYFTKSPTTAVMTGAEVPYPAGTADYHYEMELAFVIGAPAFRVSKEDALKAVYGYCCALDMTRRDIQAAAKAKRRPWDASKDFENSAIFAPITKAEDFAVGSQRIHLEVGGAQRQDSTLDLMIHDVAAIIADLSKYYHLRPGDVILTGTPEGVGPVAAGDTITGGIDGLEPVELTIGAAE